In a genomic window of Streptomyces sp. SJL17-4:
- a CDS encoding Twin-arginine translocation pathway signal, translating into MQNAQFLDITAAALVPGPLAQQTVDPALVDYFQSQLEGHYRADMLLGPHDLIGTLGPQYQLIDKLTRSATGETRRGLLRVGAAYAALVGWLYQDAGDLSAAAFWRGVTQETALRARDPHLIGYAMVNSAQVRTDLGDGAGVVDLCEAALDDDQIVPKIRVMAMQQQAHGASLLRDRDTVDRLIDEAGRILPRVDDDLPWGNACRRTPGYLEVQRATCYGRLGLGAEASGLWSQVLEVVPATARRDRGVYMARHATAAATAREPEQAVEIARDVAVIAVETGSARMRRELTALERAMQPWQDAPVGRDLAEALAPVTEGS; encoded by the coding sequence ATGCAGAACGCGCAGTTCCTCGACATCACCGCTGCGGCCCTTGTCCCCGGGCCGCTCGCGCAGCAGACAGTGGACCCCGCCCTCGTCGACTACTTCCAGTCCCAGCTGGAGGGACACTACCGAGCCGACATGCTCCTCGGCCCGCACGACCTCATCGGAACGTTGGGCCCGCAGTATCAGCTCATCGACAAGCTCACGCGGTCCGCGACCGGCGAGACCCGCCGCGGCCTCCTCCGGGTCGGGGCCGCGTACGCCGCGCTGGTCGGTTGGCTCTATCAGGACGCCGGCGACCTCTCCGCGGCCGCATTCTGGAGGGGCGTCACCCAGGAGACAGCGCTCCGCGCCCGCGACCCGCACCTCATCGGCTACGCCATGGTCAACTCGGCGCAGGTCCGCACCGACCTCGGCGACGGGGCCGGCGTCGTCGACCTCTGCGAGGCCGCCCTCGACGACGACCAGATCGTGCCGAAGATCCGGGTCATGGCGATGCAGCAGCAGGCCCACGGCGCCAGCCTCCTTCGCGACCGGGACACGGTCGACCGGCTCATCGACGAGGCCGGGCGAATCCTGCCCCGGGTCGACGACGATCTGCCTTGGGGTAACGCCTGCCGGAGGACGCCCGGCTACCTGGAGGTGCAGCGCGCCACCTGCTACGGGCGCCTCGGGCTCGGCGCTGAGGCGAGCGGACTGTGGTCGCAGGTGCTTGAAGTCGTACCGGCCACCGCGCGGCGGGACCGCGGCGTGTACATGGCCCGGCATGCAACGGCGGCGGCGACCGCACGGGAGCCGGAGCAGGCGGTCGAGATCGCCCGCGACGTCGCTGTGATCGCGGTGGAGACGGGCTCGGCGCGTATGCGGCGTGAACTGACGGCCCTGGAGCGGGCGATGCAGCCGTGGCAGGATGCGCCGGTGGGCCGGGACCTTGCCGAGGCCCTGGCGCCCGTGACCGAGGGGAGCTGA
- a CDS encoding 4a-hydroxytetrahydrobiopterin dehydratase yields MGVPVPLSDEEIAERLAGLPGWERQGDEITRTYPIRYHAAVAAIVTIADRSRRVQHHADLDLRMDHLRATITTHDADYRLTEADFDLARRIDAIVAAHQALPLD; encoded by the coding sequence ATGGGTGTTCCGGTACCGCTGTCCGACGAGGAGATCGCGGAGCGACTGGCTGGGCTGCCGGGGTGGGAGCGCCAGGGCGACGAGATCACCCGCACGTACCCCATTCGGTACCACGCGGCGGTAGCGGCGATCGTGACGATCGCGGACCGATCCCGCCGGGTGCAACACCACGCGGACCTCGACCTGCGCATGGATCACCTGCGGGCGACCATCACCACGCACGACGCCGACTACCGGCTGACCGAGGCGGATTTTGACCTCGCCCGCCGAATCGACGCCATCGTTGCCGCGCATCAGGCACTCCCGCTCGACTGA
- a CDS encoding GNAT family N-acetyltransferase, with protein MNIQPTPYDHPHAVTLNDAVQAEYAVRYGDEGDATPLDAGMFVPPQGLYLLAYDPAGKPVATGGWRTQDKNDEGYENGDAELKRMYVIPEARGLGLARRILSALESDAREAGRTRMVLETGTAQPEAIALYTSSGYEPCSKFGMYRDHDNSRCFAKPLT; from the coding sequence ATGAACATCCAGCCCACGCCTTACGACCACCCCCACGCCGTCACACTCAACGACGCGGTCCAGGCGGAGTACGCCGTCCGCTACGGCGACGAGGGCGATGCCACACCGCTGGACGCCGGGATGTTCGTCCCTCCCCAGGGCCTCTACCTGCTCGCCTACGACCCCGCCGGCAAGCCGGTCGCCACCGGCGGCTGGCGCACCCAGGACAAGAACGACGAGGGCTACGAGAACGGCGACGCCGAACTCAAGCGCATGTACGTGATTCCCGAGGCCCGCGGCCTGGGCCTGGCGCGTCGCATCCTGTCCGCCCTGGAGTCCGACGCCCGCGAGGCCGGCCGCACCCGCATGGTCCTGGAGACGGGCACGGCCCAGCCGGAGGCGATAGCCCTCTACACGTCGAGCGGCTACGAACCGTGCTCCAAGTTCGGCATGTACCGCGACCACGACAACAGCCGCTGCTTCGCCAAGCCGCTGACCTGA
- a CDS encoding DUF6415 family natural product biosynthesis protein, producing the protein MRERAEQNGALGECTVDLGTALLQIVTPIEEHAEDAALAAIRRALTMQQNPAPLELARLTDALLAHCANLAEGIEAIPAERRPVRGEGALRDWATLQADGPGDGPLGPWSYARQLAMVARSMITALRDHRAATEARAPYVGRPDLPPLTPTAP; encoded by the coding sequence ATGCGGGAACGGGCCGAACAGAACGGTGCACTGGGGGAGTGCACCGTAGATCTGGGAACCGCGCTCCTCCAGATCGTCACGCCGATTGAGGAGCACGCCGAGGACGCCGCCCTCGCCGCCATCCGCCGGGCCCTCACGATGCAACAGAACCCCGCTCCTCTGGAACTCGCCCGACTGACGGACGCGCTCCTGGCGCACTGCGCGAACCTCGCCGAGGGCATCGAGGCAATCCCCGCGGAACGGCGCCCGGTGCGCGGGGAGGGCGCCCTGCGGGACTGGGCCACGCTCCAGGCCGACGGGCCCGGCGACGGCCCCCTCGGCCCGTGGTCGTACGCCCGGCAGCTCGCCATGGTCGCCCGCAGCATGATCACGGCGCTGCGCGATCACCGCGCGGCGACAGAGGCACGCGCGCCCTACGTCGGCCGCCCGGACCTGCCCCCGCTCACGCCGACCGCCCCGTGA
- a CDS encoding MerR family transcriptional regulator → MEELASAAGITVRTLRFYRERGLIPPPRREGRIAWYDEHHLARLRTIAALLERGHTLNGIADLTTAFESGRNVREVLALGAPSEEEPIRLTPEELADHFAGEVTPENLAAALDLGYLVTDGEEIIHISRRLLDVSAAFVREGVPLAEVLKAGARVREHADALAELFTDLLRTHAAEDDLWRLRPLAKSVVEAELSMALDRRLSSPPPPTP, encoded by the coding sequence ATGGAAGAGCTGGCGTCCGCAGCCGGCATCACCGTGCGCACCCTGCGCTTCTACCGCGAGCGCGGCCTGATCCCCCCGCCCCGCCGCGAGGGCCGGATCGCCTGGTACGACGAACACCACCTGGCCCGGCTGCGCACCATCGCCGCCCTCCTGGAGCGCGGCCACACCCTCAACGGCATCGCCGACCTCACCACCGCCTTCGAGAGCGGCCGCAACGTCCGCGAGGTCCTCGCCCTCGGCGCCCCCAGCGAGGAGGAGCCGATCCGCCTCACCCCCGAGGAACTCGCCGACCACTTCGCGGGCGAGGTCACCCCCGAGAACCTCGCGGCCGCGCTCGACCTCGGCTACCTCGTCACCGACGGCGAGGAGATCATCCACATCAGCCGCCGCCTGCTCGACGTCTCCGCCGCGTTCGTCCGCGAGGGCGTCCCGCTCGCCGAGGTCCTCAAGGCCGGCGCCCGCGTCCGCGAGCACGCCGACGCCCTCGCCGAACTCTTCACCGACCTGCTGCGCACCCACGCGGCCGAGGACGACCTGTGGCGGCTGCGCCCGCTCGCGAAGAGCGTGGTGGAGGCGGAACTGTCGATGGCACTGGACCGCCGCCTGAGTTCCCCACCCCCACCGACTCCCTAG
- a CDS encoding NAD(P)/FAD-dependent oxidoreductase, whose translation MAKHEHVRVAVIGSGFGGLGAAVRLRREGITDFVVLERADSVGGTWRDNSYPGCACDVPSHLYSFSFAPNPDWPRTFSGQRHIRAYLEHVTDTFGIRPHLRLNHEVVRMEWDAEALRWEIETSEGSFSAEVVVSATGPLSDPKIPDIPGIADFPGKVFHSARWDHDYDLTGKRVAMIGTGASAIQIVPAIQPRVGKLTLFQRTPPWVMRRMDRAISGPERWLHRALPVTGTLRRGLLWGIRELQVGAFTKHPNELGLIEKLAKANIAKAVKDPVLRAKLTPSYRIGCKRILLSSTYYPAIAQPNVDVVASGLREVRGSTVVAADGTETEVDAIIFGTGFHVTDMPIAERVVGAEGKTLAESWKGGMEALRGATAAGFPNFMTVIGPNTGLGNSSMILMIESQLNYMADYLRQLDVLGGRAALAVRPSAVGAWNRKVQARMERTVWKAGGCESWYLDANGRNTTLWPGTTGEFRRETRQVDLSEYEVIRAPKPVKAVKAVETAAVETAAAKSRTASRKKEAAK comes from the coding sequence ATGGCGAAGCACGAGCACGTACGTGTGGCGGTGATCGGATCGGGATTCGGTGGCCTCGGCGCCGCCGTCCGGCTGCGCCGCGAGGGGATCACCGACTTCGTGGTCCTGGAGCGGGCCGACTCCGTGGGCGGCACGTGGCGGGACAACAGCTACCCCGGCTGCGCCTGCGACGTCCCCTCCCACCTCTACTCCTTCTCCTTCGCGCCAAACCCCGACTGGCCGCGGACCTTCTCCGGACAGCGTCACATCCGCGCGTACCTGGAGCATGTCACGGACACGTTCGGGATCCGCCCCCACCTGCGACTGAACCACGAGGTCGTGCGGATGGAGTGGGACGCCGAGGCGCTCCGCTGGGAGATCGAGACCAGCGAGGGTTCGTTCAGCGCCGAGGTCGTCGTCTCCGCGACCGGGCCGCTCTCCGACCCCAAGATCCCGGACATCCCCGGGATCGCCGACTTCCCCGGCAAGGTCTTCCACTCGGCCCGCTGGGACCACGACTACGACCTCACCGGCAAGCGCGTCGCCATGATCGGCACCGGCGCCTCCGCCATCCAGATCGTGCCCGCGATCCAGCCGCGGGTCGGGAAGCTGACCCTCTTCCAGCGGACGCCCCCGTGGGTCATGCGCCGCATGGACCGGGCCATCAGCGGCCCCGAGCGCTGGCTCCACCGCGCCCTGCCCGTCACCGGCACCCTGCGCCGTGGCCTCCTCTGGGGCATCCGCGAACTCCAGGTCGGCGCCTTCACCAAGCACCCGAACGAGCTCGGGCTCATCGAGAAGCTCGCCAAGGCCAATATCGCCAAGGCCGTGAAGGACCCGGTCCTGCGGGCCAAGCTGACGCCCTCGTACCGCATCGGCTGCAAGCGCATCCTGCTCTCCAGCACGTACTACCCGGCGATCGCGCAGCCCAACGTCGACGTCGTCGCCTCCGGCCTGCGCGAGGTCCGCGGCTCGACCGTGGTCGCCGCCGACGGCACCGAGACCGAGGTCGACGCGATCATCTTCGGCACCGGCTTCCACGTCACCGACATGCCGATCGCCGAGCGGGTCGTCGGCGCCGAGGGCAAGACGCTCGCCGAGTCCTGGAAGGGCGGCATGGAGGCGCTGCGCGGCGCCACCGCCGCCGGATTCCCCAACTTCATGACGGTCATCGGCCCCAACACGGGCCTCGGGAACTCCTCGATGATCCTGATGATCGAGTCCCAGCTGAACTACATGGCCGACTACCTCCGCCAGCTCGACGTGCTGGGAGGGCGCGCCGCCCTCGCGGTCCGGCCCTCCGCCGTCGGCGCCTGGAACCGCAAGGTGCAGGCCCGGATGGAGCGCACGGTCTGGAAGGCGGGCGGCTGCGAGAGCTGGTACCTCGACGCCAACGGGCGCAACACCACGCTGTGGCCGGGTACCACCGGCGAGTTCCGGCGCGAGACCCGGCAGGTCGACCTCTCCGAGTACGAGGTCATCCGCGCGCCCAAGCCCGTGAAGGCCGTGAAGGCCGTGGAGACCGCCGCCGTGGAGACCGCCGCCGCGAAGTCCCGTACCGCCTCCCGCAAGAAGGAGGCCGCCAAGTGA
- a CDS encoding exodeoxyribonuclease III, producing MYTVTSVNVNGLRAAAKKGFVEWLGGTSADAVCLQEVRAEEAQLPVEVRAPEGWFTVHAPAAAKGRAGVSLYTRREPDRVRVGFGSSEFDGSGRYVEADLPGVTVASLYLPSGEVGTERQDEKYRFMGEFLPYLKELRTRAAADGREVVVCGDWNIAHQEADLKNWKANKKNAGFLPEEREWLGRVLDEGDGGYVDVVRALHPEQEGPYSWWSYRGRAFDNDTGWRIDYQIATPGLAAKAVKGYVERAATHAERWSDHAPVTAVYDL from the coding sequence TTGTACACAGTGACGTCCGTGAATGTCAATGGTCTCCGTGCCGCCGCGAAGAAGGGGTTCGTCGAGTGGCTCGGTGGGACCTCCGCCGATGCCGTCTGTCTCCAGGAGGTGCGCGCCGAGGAGGCGCAGCTGCCGGTGGAGGTGCGGGCGCCCGAGGGGTGGTTCACCGTCCATGCGCCCGCCGCCGCCAAGGGGCGCGCCGGGGTCTCGCTCTACACGCGCCGTGAGCCCGACCGGGTGCGCGTCGGGTTCGGGTCGAGCGAGTTCGACGGCAGCGGCCGGTACGTGGAGGCCGACCTGCCCGGCGTCACCGTCGCCAGCCTCTACCTGCCCTCCGGCGAGGTCGGCACCGAGCGCCAGGACGAGAAGTACCGGTTCATGGGGGAGTTCCTGCCGTACCTGAAGGAGCTCAGGACCCGGGCCGCCGCCGACGGGCGCGAGGTCGTCGTCTGCGGCGACTGGAACATCGCCCACCAGGAGGCCGACCTCAAGAACTGGAAGGCCAACAAGAAGAACGCCGGCTTCCTCCCCGAGGAGCGGGAGTGGCTCGGGCGGGTGCTCGACGAGGGGGACGGCGGGTACGTCGACGTCGTGCGCGCGCTCCACCCCGAGCAGGAGGGGCCCTACTCCTGGTGGTCCTACCGCGGCCGCGCCTTCGACAACGACACCGGCTGGCGGATCGACTACCAGATCGCCACCCCCGGGCTCGCCGCCAAGGCCGTCAAGGGGTACGTCGAGCGGGCCGCCACCCATGCCGAGCGGTGGAGCGACCACGCGCCCGTGACCGCCGTCTACGACCTCTAG